The DNA region CAAGGCGGTGGCCGGCGCGCTGGCCAATCAGTGCGGGCACCGCGTGGGCTTTACCCGCTACGGCGTCTCGGTGCAGGACGGGCGCGCGGCCCTGGTGTACGTGCAGCCCGCCCTGATCGAGACCGCCGATCCTCAGGGCTGGCTGGGCCGCTTTCTGGTGCTGACCAACGAGGCCCGGCGCCAGGGGCAGCGCTGCGGCCAGCAGCTGTTTGCCCCGGCCCCGCCTCTGGTGTGGAACGACGCTCTGGCCCGCGCCGCCCAGACCCAGGTGGACGACATGATCCGGCTGAACTTTCGCGGCCATGTGAACCCAGTAACCGGCAGCGAGCCGCCCCAGCGGGCCCAGGAAAGTGGCTTTGCCGGTCAGGCGGTGGGCGAGAACGCCGTCTACAACGTCCTGACCCCGGAAGAAGCCCTGCAGGCCCTGCTGGACAGCCCCGGCCACTGCACGGTCCTGATGAAGCCGGAGTGGCAGAGCTTTGGCGCCGGCATGGGCAACGGCACCCCGCAGACCACCTTCGCCACGTACTGGGTGCAGACCTTCGGGCGCTAACCACAGGCCCCCGGCCGGGTCTCGTGACCGGTGGGCAGCGCGGCAGACAGGCCTGGGCCACAGGTGCGGTTTTCCCCGCCCGGCCGGGTTGTTATGGTGAACCCATGATCCCCCGAACCCTGTTGCTCGGCGCCCTTCTACTGGGATGGACCGTGGCGGCCCCCAGTGCCTACACCGGCAAAGTCCAGGGCTGGACGGATGGCCCCCAGACCATTGGACTGGTCATGGGCAAAAATGACGTGCTCATCAGTGGCAAGATCAACGCCGCAGGCCAGTTCACGCTGACCTTCACGGCAAGCGCGGCCC from Deinococcus multiflagellatus includes:
- a CDS encoding CAP domain-containing protein, translated to MPHLAACLTLPLWGALTLAALAGAQTTGAAAPTTEARLAPDALVADSEVFARLVAADFADCGQAAARDEALDAVAGRVLRGFPLKGELQASHYPAKRFSSFLLPKLGKVKAVAGALANQCGHRVGFTRYGVSVQDGRAALVYVQPALIETADPQGWLGRFLVLTNEARRQGQRCGQQLFAPAPPLVWNDALARAAQTQVDDMIRLNFRGHVNPVTGSEPPQRAQESGFAGQAVGENAVYNVLTPEEALQALLDSPGHCTVLMKPEWQSFGAGMGNGTPQTTFATYWVQTFGR